The following proteins are co-located in the Vibrio astriarenae genome:
- a CDS encoding class I SAM-dependent methyltransferase: MTNQYYSENALDFFSSTVNVDVQKLYEQFLPHVPKRGKILDAGCGSGRDSKSFLDLGYKVTSLDANESLAKLAEEYLGQKVVVATFDSFEAAPRTFDAIWACASLLHVPINKLPMTFNHLAQVLKSGGVFYCSFKYGDIEQVRNGRLFSDLNEAKLANILISSPLCISQTWVTSDARPGRESEKWLNAILTKK, translated from the coding sequence ATAACCAACCAGTATTACAGCGAAAACGCTCTAGATTTCTTTTCTAGCACGGTTAATGTAGATGTCCAGAAGCTATACGAACAGTTTCTTCCGCATGTACCAAAACGAGGGAAAATATTAGACGCTGGCTGTGGTTCTGGTCGAGACAGCAAATCGTTCCTAGATCTTGGGTATAAAGTCACCTCGTTAGATGCAAACGAATCTTTGGCCAAGCTGGCTGAAGAGTACCTAGGTCAAAAAGTCGTGGTTGCTACCTTTGACTCGTTTGAGGCTGCCCCCCGGACGTTTGATGCTATTTGGGCGTGTGCTTCACTCTTACATGTGCCGATAAATAAATTACCGATGACATTCAATCACCTCGCTCAAGTGCTGAAATCTGGTGGAGTTTTCTACTGCTCATTTAAGTATGGCGATATTGAACAAGTCAGAAATGGTCGTTTATTCTCAGATCTAAATGAGGCAAAACTGGCAAATATACTCATTTCTTCCCCTCTATGTATCAGTCAAACATGGGTTACTTCAGATGCTAGGCCGGGCCGAGAGTCTGAAAAATGGCTAAATGCGATTCTTACAAAGAAATAA